The following are encoded in a window of Candidatus Nanopelagicales bacterium genomic DNA:
- the rpsI gene encoding 30S ribosomal protein S9: protein MAVSEATIEDVDIDIEEEIPSEYTSETPARAVVTRDIVVAPAGATGRRKQAIARVRIVPGTGKWTINGRELDDYFPNKVHQQEVNDPFTTTGGEGKFDVIARINGGGVSGQAGALRLGVARALNEIDRDGNRPSLKKAGFLTRDPRAKERKKYGLKKARKASQYSKR from the coding sequence ATGGCAGTGTCAGAGGCCACGATCGAAGACGTCGACATCGACATCGAAGAAGAGATTCCATCTGAGTACACCTCAGAGACCCCAGCACGCGCTGTCGTTACCCGCGACATTGTTGTTGCACCTGCAGGCGCAACCGGTCGTCGTAAGCAAGCAATTGCTCGCGTGCGCATCGTTCCTGGCACCGGCAAGTGGACCATCAACGGTCGTGAGCTTGACGATTACTTCCCTAACAAGGTTCACCAGCAGGAAGTGAATGATCCATTCACGACCACCGGTGGCGAGGGCAAGTTCGACGTCATTGCACGCATCAACGGTGGCGGTGTTTCCGGTCAAGCTGGTGCACTTCGCCTCGGTGTTGCACGCGCACTCAACGAGATCGATCGTGACGGCAACCGCCCTTCATTGAAGAAGGCTGGCTTCCTTACTCGTGATCCACGTGCCAAGGAACGTAAGAAGTACGGTCTGAAGAAGGCACGTAAGGCTTCCCAGTACAGCAAGCGCTAA
- the glmM gene encoding phosphoglucosamine mutase — protein sequence MGRLFGTDGVRGLANRDLTAELSLDLAVAAAHVLGDVGAFEGHRPRAVVGRDSRVSGEFLEAAVVAGLASAGVDVILLGVTPTPAVAFLTDKLECDLGVMLSASHNPMPDNGIKFFARGGHKLDDVIEDAIEARMGEEWDRPLGGDVGRVVVEADAAVLYEEMLLASTPHRLDGIKVVVDCANGAASFIAPDVYERAGAHVIAIHAQPDGLNINDNCGSTHLGDLQAAVREHKADLGIAHDGDADRCLAIDADGNEIDGDHILAILAIAMRDAGTLTNNTVVATVMANLGFKIAMQAHNITVIETGVGDRYVLEAMKADGLALGGEQSGHVVMLEHATTGDGLLTALHLMARMAQTKESLAQLAARVEKLPQVLVNVRGVDKAALVNNASVAAAVTAAEVELGATGRVLLRSSGTEPVIRVMVEAPSQELAQRITDQLAAVVLAELSLG from the coding sequence TTGGGTCGGCTCTTCGGCACTGATGGAGTGCGCGGGCTCGCTAATCGCGATCTCACCGCTGAACTGTCATTAGATCTTGCTGTTGCAGCTGCCCATGTTCTGGGTGATGTTGGTGCCTTTGAAGGCCATCGTCCCCGCGCTGTTGTTGGTCGCGATTCCCGCGTAAGCGGTGAATTTCTTGAAGCAGCAGTTGTAGCAGGTTTAGCAAGCGCCGGTGTTGATGTCATTCTCTTAGGAGTGACACCGACACCGGCGGTTGCATTTTTAACCGACAAACTTGAATGTGATCTCGGCGTGATGCTTTCGGCATCCCATAACCCAATGCCTGACAACGGTATTAAATTCTTCGCACGCGGTGGACACAAACTCGACGATGTCATTGAAGATGCCATCGAAGCGCGTATGGGTGAAGAGTGGGATCGACCGCTTGGCGGCGATGTTGGTCGCGTAGTCGTCGAAGCAGATGCTGCAGTTCTCTATGAAGAGATGTTGTTGGCATCAACGCCGCATCGACTTGATGGAATCAAGGTTGTTGTTGACTGCGCTAACGGTGCAGCCTCTTTCATTGCTCCAGATGTATATGAACGCGCAGGCGCGCACGTCATTGCCATTCATGCGCAACCAGATGGCTTAAATATCAATGACAACTGCGGCAGTACCCACCTTGGTGATCTGCAGGCTGCAGTGCGCGAACACAAAGCTGATCTTGGTATTGCCCATGATGGCGATGCTGATCGTTGTCTTGCTATTGATGCTGATGGCAATGAAATCGATGGCGATCACATACTTGCGATTCTGGCTATTGCGATGCGTGATGCCGGAACACTCACCAACAACACTGTTGTTGCAACCGTGATGGCAAATCTTGGATTCAAGATTGCAATGCAAGCTCACAACATCACAGTGATTGAAACCGGTGTTGGTGATCGCTACGTACTTGAGGCAATGAAGGCTGATGGCCTTGCTCTCGGTGGTGAACAAAGTGGCCACGTCGTGATGCTTGAACACGCAACCACTGGCGATGGCTTACTTACTGCACTGCATTTGATGGCACGCATGGCGCAAACCAAGGAATCGCTGGCGCAATTAGCTGCGCGAGTAGAGAAGCTGCCTCAAGTTCTTGTGAATGTACGCGGTGTTGATAAAGCAGCATTAGTAAACAATGCCAGTGTTGCTGCGGCAGTTACTGCTGCGGAAGTTGAACTTGGTGCAACTGGTCGAGTATTGCTGCGTTCATCAGGAACAGAGCCGGTTATCCGCGTGATGGTTGAAGCGCCGAGCCAAGAGCTTGCACAACGAATTACTGATCAGCTCGCTGCCGTGGTGTTGGCCGAGCTTTCACTTGGATAG
- a CDS encoding DUF389 domain-containing protein, with the protein MLSLRVSTTVQLSPAVESLLISEAHISSLTVLRGASVQPKGDVFIADIPRERANDIVDQLRALGVHYEGTIALNHVETWISQTGYHVEEQAPGQSADAVVWAEVTERAYDDSELNWTYLSFMILATLLASIAILTDSTIVLIGAMVLGPEFVPIAALGLALVRKRPMLLRQALRTLIIGFTISIAFTTVVAVILNLTNIVDFSELNSARPGTNFIYNVNWWSLAVAVIAGAAGVLSLTSSKGSGLIGVFISVTTIPASGNIALGVAYGVWSQVLGSSAQLIVNITGMAIAGWLTLVLQQKLWKSPIQVKARPTPRQRADQ; encoded by the coding sequence ATGCTGAGCCTGCGCGTGAGTACAACTGTCCAACTCAGCCCTGCCGTGGAATCGCTGCTGATCTCTGAGGCCCACATCAGTAGCTTGACCGTGCTGCGCGGAGCCAGTGTGCAACCCAAGGGTGACGTGTTCATTGCCGATATCCCCCGCGAGCGAGCCAATGACATCGTTGATCAACTTCGGGCCCTAGGTGTGCATTACGAGGGCACTATTGCCCTCAACCACGTGGAAACCTGGATTTCCCAGACTGGCTACCACGTAGAGGAACAGGCACCCGGGCAAAGCGCAGATGCCGTGGTCTGGGCTGAGGTCACCGAACGGGCCTACGACGACAGTGAACTCAATTGGACCTATCTGAGTTTCATGATTCTTGCCACCCTCTTGGCCTCCATAGCGATTCTTACCGATTCAACAATCGTGCTGATCGGTGCGATGGTTCTTGGCCCAGAGTTCGTGCCGATTGCCGCCTTAGGGCTGGCCTTGGTACGCAAACGCCCAATGCTCCTGCGTCAGGCGCTGCGCACGTTAATCATTGGGTTCACGATTTCAATTGCGTTCACCACCGTGGTGGCAGTCATCTTGAATCTGACCAACATCGTGGACTTCAGCGAATTAAATTCAGCTCGACCTGGCACCAATTTCATCTACAACGTGAACTGGTGGTCACTTGCGGTTGCGGTTATCGCTGGTGCCGCTGGCGTGCTCTCGCTTACCTCGTCAAAAGGCAGTGGGCTCATCGGAGTATTTATTTCTGTCACCACAATCCCAGCATCCGGAAATATTGCTCTGGGGGTGGCTTATGGGGTGTGGAGCCAAGTCTTAGGTAGCAGTGCCCAGTTGATAGTGAACATCACCGGTATGGCTATCGCTGGTTGGCTGACCTTGGTACTTCAGCAAAAACTTTGGAAGAGCCCTATCCAAGTGAAAGCTCGGCCAACACCACGGCAGCGAGCTGATCAGTAA
- the glmS gene encoding glutamine--fructose-6-phosphate transaminase (isomerizing) yields the protein MCGIVGYVGQKQALEIVVAGLRRLEYRGYDSAGVAVLADGALDTRKKAGKLVNLETLLGEDPLPDSTTGIGHTRWATHGGPTDRNAHPHVSEDGSVAIIHNGIIENFTELREELTNAGVKLSSDTDSEVVAHLLARVLPSAGDLTVAMREVCKELEGAFTLVAVSPLYPDVVVGARRNSPLVVGVGDGENFLASDVAAFVDHTRNALELGQDQIVTLTPDGVTVTDFFGEIAPVRPFTVDWDASAAEKGGYDLFMLKEIAEQPKAVADSLRGRMTKEGRLQLDEMSVSDEDLRGIDKVVVVACGTAYHAGLVAKYAVEHWTRIPVEVEVASEFRYRDPIVGPGTLVIAISQSGETMDTLMALRHAAEQGARTLAICNTVGSTIPRECDGVLYTYAGPEIAVASTKAFLTQIIAAYLIGLYLAQVRGAMSSDEIRTILAELDNMPQAVDLVLDTVEPVRAIARELADAKSVLFIGRHVGFPVALEGALKLKELAYMHAEGFAAGELKHGPIALIEDGVPVVVIVPSPSHFLHDKVISAIQEVRARGAHIVAIAEEGDEKIVAFSDHIIRVPVVPPLMQPLVSTVPLQVFACEMATAKGHDVDQPRNLAKSVTVE from the coding sequence ATGTGCGGGATCGTGGGATATGTCGGGCAAAAGCAGGCTCTGGAGATCGTCGTGGCTGGCCTGCGCCGGCTGGAATATCGCGGCTATGACTCTGCGGGAGTAGCAGTGCTGGCTGATGGCGCTCTTGATACCCGTAAGAAGGCCGGCAAGTTGGTCAATCTGGAAACCCTGTTGGGCGAAGACCCACTTCCTGACTCCACCACCGGCATCGGCCATACCCGTTGGGCTACCCACGGCGGCCCAACCGATCGCAATGCTCATCCGCATGTCAGCGAAGATGGATCGGTCGCGATCATCCACAACGGCATCATTGAGAACTTCACCGAACTTCGTGAAGAACTCACAAATGCGGGCGTGAAACTTTCTTCTGATACTGACTCTGAAGTCGTTGCGCATTTGCTCGCACGTGTGTTGCCAAGTGCAGGCGATCTCACGGTTGCCATGCGTGAAGTCTGTAAAGAGCTTGAAGGCGCCTTCACTCTCGTTGCTGTTTCTCCGCTCTATCCAGATGTTGTTGTTGGAGCTCGCCGTAATTCACCGCTGGTTGTTGGTGTTGGCGATGGTGAAAACTTCCTTGCTTCCGACGTTGCCGCTTTCGTTGATCACACGCGCAATGCGCTGGAGCTTGGTCAGGACCAAATCGTCACCCTGACACCTGATGGCGTAACGGTCACCGACTTCTTCGGCGAGATTGCACCTGTTCGACCATTCACGGTTGATTGGGATGCGTCTGCCGCGGAAAAAGGTGGCTACGACCTGTTCATGTTGAAGGAAATCGCTGAACAGCCGAAGGCTGTTGCTGATTCGCTTCGCGGTCGCATGACCAAAGAAGGTCGTCTACAACTTGATGAAATGAGTGTGTCTGACGAAGATCTTCGCGGCATCGACAAGGTTGTCGTGGTCGCCTGTGGCACCGCGTATCACGCAGGCCTCGTTGCGAAATACGCAGTTGAACACTGGACTCGCATTCCCGTTGAAGTGGAGGTGGCAAGCGAGTTCCGTTACCGCGATCCAATCGTTGGTCCAGGAACTCTTGTGATTGCGATCTCGCAATCAGGTGAAACCATGGACACGCTCATGGCTTTGCGGCATGCGGCAGAACAGGGCGCTCGAACACTTGCGATTTGTAACACAGTTGGTTCAACGATTCCACGTGAATGTGATGGTGTGCTGTACACCTACGCAGGCCCAGAAATTGCGGTTGCTTCGACTAAGGCTTTCCTTACTCAGATCATCGCCGCGTATCTCATTGGGCTGTATTTGGCTCAGGTCCGTGGGGCGATGAGCAGTGATGAGATTCGCACAATTCTTGCCGAGCTCGACAACATGCCACAAGCAGTTGACCTAGTGCTCGACACAGTTGAACCAGTTCGCGCAATCGCTCGCGAACTTGCCGATGCAAAGTCAGTGCTCTTCATTGGCCGCCATGTGGGCTTCCCTGTTGCACTTGAAGGTGCATTGAAACTCAAAGAACTTGCCTATATGCATGCAGAAGGTTTCGCTGCAGGTGAGTTGAAGCATGGTCCGATTGCTCTCATTGAAGACGGCGTGCCGGTTGTGGTGATCGTGCCTTCGCCAAGTCACTTCCTGCATGACAAGGTCATCTCCGCAATTCAAGAGGTGCGTGCGCGTGGTGCGCATATCGTGGCGATTGCTGAAGAAGGCGACGAGAAGATTGTCGCGTTTAGTGATCACATCATTCGTGTTCCGGTAGTCCCGCCATTAATGCAGCCATTGGTCTCCACCGTGCCACTTCAAGTATTCGCGTGTGAGATGGCAACAGCTAAGGGTCATGACGTTGACCAGCCACGTAACTTGGCTAAGTCCGTCACTGTGGAATAA
- a CDS encoding NAD(P)H-hydrate dehydratase, giving the protein MITLHDVAAIRAAEQVHAEELASGALMDRAAHGVSAAVIDLLQQVFGRVVGARVVLLVGSGFNGGDALFAGAKLLRRGVRVVAITSSSTFHEAGAQALVAAGGLLLPWDEDAQSELQNADLVIDGLLGIGATGDLRAPMDEMVAATRSIPGLIVSVDVPTGVDADTGAIANEVIDADQTVTFGGVKPGLLVNPGKEFSGGVRLVDIGVTDALEVCGGILDANDVAMWVPEPEVSDYKYRRGVVGLLAGSEQYPGAAFLTTAAASCADIGMVEYFDRGDGLARDVVLAHPPVVTTIADPASNSRVRAWVVGPGFSGAPHDDEAIFAVLRCSTPVVLDAGALTAIANNDELRAAVIDRNFPTIITPHEGEFARLSDADLEVNRLGAAYECARDLNAIVVLKGSGTIVVSPDGILFIDVLGTPALATAGSGDVLSGLLGALLAGAVARTDEDIDDTTAAEVAAAAVWLHSEAGRLASVGGLPVTATHILGALPAAVAAVRRPGRMGS; this is encoded by the coding sequence ATGATTACCCTGCACGACGTCGCAGCCATTCGAGCAGCCGAACAGGTGCACGCCGAAGAGCTCGCAAGTGGCGCGTTAATGGATCGAGCAGCGCATGGCGTTTCTGCTGCCGTCATCGACCTCTTGCAACAAGTCTTCGGCCGTGTTGTTGGAGCACGTGTGGTGTTGCTCGTTGGATCGGGCTTTAACGGCGGAGATGCACTCTTTGCTGGCGCGAAATTACTGCGTCGCGGGGTGCGGGTCGTTGCGATCACTTCATCGTCAACATTTCATGAGGCTGGAGCGCAGGCTCTCGTTGCGGCAGGTGGGTTACTGCTGCCCTGGGATGAAGATGCACAAAGCGAACTACAAAACGCAGATCTCGTTATTGACGGGCTTTTAGGAATTGGCGCAACAGGCGACCTGCGTGCACCGATGGATGAAATGGTTGCGGCCACGCGCTCAATTCCTGGCCTCATTGTGTCTGTCGATGTACCTACTGGTGTTGATGCAGACACTGGTGCGATTGCAAACGAAGTCATCGATGCAGATCAAACGGTGACCTTTGGTGGAGTGAAGCCAGGCTTACTCGTGAATCCAGGTAAAGAGTTCTCTGGGGGAGTGCGACTCGTCGATATCGGCGTCACTGATGCTCTTGAGGTGTGCGGTGGAATTCTTGATGCCAACGATGTTGCGATGTGGGTGCCTGAACCTGAAGTCAGCGATTACAAATACCGTCGCGGTGTTGTGGGCCTGCTCGCAGGTAGCGAGCAGTACCCAGGTGCCGCATTCCTGACCACGGCTGCGGCATCGTGTGCGGACATTGGCATGGTGGAGTACTTCGATCGCGGCGATGGTTTGGCTCGCGATGTAGTCCTCGCCCATCCTCCTGTTGTCACCACCATTGCAGACCCAGCATCAAACTCACGGGTACGCGCATGGGTGGTAGGCCCAGGATTTAGTGGTGCACCACATGACGATGAAGCGATCTTTGCAGTGTTGCGATGCTCAACACCCGTAGTGCTGGATGCAGGAGCGCTCACTGCGATAGCTAACAACGATGAATTACGAGCGGCAGTGATCGATCGCAATTTCCCGACCATCATCACTCCGCATGAGGGGGAATTCGCACGGTTGAGTGATGCTGATCTTGAAGTCAATCGTTTGGGTGCAGCTTATGAATGTGCGCGAGACCTGAATGCGATTGTGGTGCTCAAGGGTTCAGGCACAATCGTGGTGAGCCCTGACGGAATTCTATTTATCGATGTTCTTGGTACACCTGCGCTTGCAACCGCGGGTAGTGGCGATGTGTTGAGTGGTCTCCTGGGCGCTTTGCTAGCTGGGGCCGTGGCGCGTACTGACGAAGACATTGATGACACCACTGCCGCTGAGGTCGCAGCTGCTGCGGTGTGGCTGCACAGTGAGGCAGGGCGTTTGGCTTCGGTGGGCGGGCTGCCGGTAACAGCTACGCACATTCTTGGGGCGCTACCGGCGGCTGTTGCTGCAGTTCGGCGACCGGGGAGAATGGGTTCATGA
- the alr gene encoding alanine racemase translates to MTRARAVIDLSAVGHNLALIRKAAPHSQVLAVVKADAYGHGLVQVAQAARAAEAEYLGVALLREAIELRESGDEGPVLAWLWTPGDPDLVECLKRNVQISVSSMWSLIEVTEAAAHANAVARIHLKLDTGLSRNGADLSEWDELVIAARALQSRGRIEVVGIWSHLANAGYENDPSVAQQRERFLQGVAIAKTEGLEPQLLHLANSGGALAYPDTQFDMVRIGIAMYGVSPLDPASAQRFDLKAVMTLHAKLAHVKTIPAGQSVSYGGTWTATQPTRIGLVPVGYADGIPRSAQNAYVMVNGVQCDVLGRVAMDQFVIALPDAVGDIAAGDDVVIFGDAHTGAPTADDWGSASNTIGYEIVTRIGSRIPRDYQGQA, encoded by the coding sequence ATGACCAGAGCACGGGCAGTTATTGACCTGAGCGCCGTTGGTCACAATCTCGCGCTCATTCGTAAGGCCGCTCCTCATTCGCAGGTGTTGGCAGTGGTGAAAGCTGATGCCTACGGCCACGGTCTGGTTCAGGTGGCGCAAGCTGCTCGAGCAGCAGAAGCTGAGTATCTCGGTGTTGCTCTGCTTCGTGAAGCCATTGAGTTGCGCGAATCGGGTGATGAAGGCCCGGTGTTGGCGTGGTTGTGGACACCAGGGGACCCAGATTTAGTTGAATGTCTCAAACGCAATGTTCAGATTTCTGTTTCATCAATGTGGTCACTGATTGAAGTGACAGAAGCAGCTGCGCACGCTAACGCTGTTGCGCGAATTCACTTGAAGCTTGACACTGGTCTTTCGCGTAACGGTGCTGACTTGTCGGAATGGGATGAACTAGTGATCGCCGCGAGAGCGCTGCAATCACGTGGGCGCATAGAAGTCGTTGGTATTTGGTCACACCTTGCCAATGCCGGTTACGAAAACGATCCGTCTGTGGCGCAGCAGCGTGAGCGTTTCCTTCAGGGGGTGGCAATAGCCAAGACTGAAGGACTTGAGCCGCAGTTACTTCATCTGGCAAACAGTGGTGGTGCGCTGGCCTACCCTGATACTCAATTCGACATGGTGCGTATCGGCATCGCAATGTATGGCGTTTCCCCACTTGATCCAGCCAGTGCGCAGCGGTTTGATCTCAAGGCTGTGATGACTTTGCATGCCAAGTTGGCGCATGTGAAAACCATCCCTGCTGGTCAATCAGTTTCCTATGGCGGAACCTGGACTGCAACGCAGCCAACTCGCATCGGGCTGGTGCCTGTGGGTTATGCCGATGGCATTCCACGGTCGGCTCAGAACGCATACGTGATGGTCAATGGCGTGCAATGTGATGTTCTTGGTCGAGTAGCGATGGATCAGTTTGTGATCGCATTGCCCGATGCGGTGGGAGATATTGCCGCGGGTGATGATGTCGTGATTTTCGGTGACGCTCACACGGGAGCGCCAACGGCTGATGACTGGGGTAGCGCCAGTAACACGATCGGCTATGAAATTGTCACACGCATCGGATCACGAATCCCGCGCGATTACCAAGGTCAAGCATGA
- a CDS encoding alpha/beta hydrolase, translating to MSPSVPGVLKIAGGSLIAVGTVAAGAAIGLAVQRRVVARTMHSDADWFLPTFTPQVHEFTTGDGTTLHVEIDGLTGDKNPLTVILCHGYALSSASLVFQRAVLEDRARVISYDQRSHGKSGSSQVAFDTVDQLGQDLSELIDAFAPQGPLMLIGHSMGGMTIMALAEQRPELFRERIKAITFIATTAGGLTEVTFGMPAVMRSLVHRAAPVMASALAKTKGIVEVSRRAGGDISEMIFRAYSFGSRPSKEASAFVAGMIDDTPIDVLAEFLPALQEHDKYGVLPQFAKCDVLVVVGDADRLTPVVFSERLASGIQGSTLAVIHDGGHMVGIEHHDEVNQVLLEQLQRVEASLGKQSPKAASLWS from the coding sequence ATGAGCCCCAGTGTTCCGGGTGTTTTAAAAATCGCTGGCGGTAGTTTGATTGCTGTAGGAACTGTCGCAGCAGGAGCTGCAATTGGCTTAGCGGTGCAGCGTCGTGTGGTTGCTCGAACTATGCATTCAGACGCTGATTGGTTCTTGCCCACCTTTACGCCGCAGGTTCATGAGTTCACTACCGGTGATGGAACCACACTGCATGTTGAAATTGATGGACTCACAGGAGATAAAAACCCACTGACGGTGATTCTGTGTCATGGGTACGCGCTGAGTTCAGCGTCGCTGGTGTTTCAACGCGCAGTGCTTGAGGATCGCGCTCGAGTAATTTCCTATGACCAACGCAGTCATGGAAAGTCAGGCAGTTCGCAGGTTGCTTTTGACACCGTTGATCAGTTAGGTCAAGACCTGAGTGAACTCATTGATGCCTTTGCACCACAAGGCCCGTTGATGTTGATTGGTCACTCTATGGGCGGCATGACCATCATGGCCTTAGCTGAACAGCGCCCCGAACTCTTTCGCGAACGAATCAAGGCGATTACCTTTATTGCAACAACGGCAGGCGGACTCACGGAAGTGACGTTTGGTATGCCTGCAGTGATGCGCTCACTGGTGCATCGAGCAGCACCAGTGATGGCATCGGCTCTGGCAAAAACAAAAGGCATTGTTGAAGTGAGTCGCCGTGCAGGTGGCGATATTTCCGAAATGATTTTCCGCGCATATTCATTTGGGTCGCGACCCTCTAAAGAAGCCAGCGCATTTGTCGCTGGGATGATCGATGACACACCAATAGATGTACTCGCCGAGTTCTTGCCAGCGTTACAAGAACACGATAAGTATGGGGTGCTACCTCAGTTTGCCAAGTGCGATGTGCTGGTTGTCGTCGGCGATGCTGACCGACTCACGCCTGTGGTGTTCAGCGAACGATTAGCTTCGGGAATTCAAGGATCCACACTCGCAGTCATTCATGATGGCGGTCATATGGTGGGAATTGAGCACCACGATGAAGTCAATCAAGTGCTCCTTGAACAGTTGCAGCGAGTGGAAGCAAGTCTTGGCAAGCAGTCACCTAAGGCAGCATCACTGTGGTCGTAG
- the tsaE gene encoding tRNA (adenosine(37)-N6)-threonylcarbamoyltransferase complex ATPase subunit type 1 TsaE, which yields MVVVETRERMHELGVHVARHLLPGDLVVLVGDLGAGKTTFTQGLGLGLGISDSITSPTFVIARAHLDGTHPLVHVDAYRLGSTVELDELDLDADINTSITVVEWGEGKVEQLADDRLTIAITRSDDDDDTRTVDFTGVGHRWNMEALNELSAPW from the coding sequence GTGGTCGTAGTTGAAACGCGCGAACGGATGCACGAGTTAGGTGTGCATGTTGCGCGACACCTCTTGCCAGGTGATCTCGTGGTGCTGGTTGGAGATCTGGGTGCGGGTAAGACCACGTTCACTCAAGGGTTAGGCCTTGGCTTGGGCATTTCCGATTCGATTACCAGCCCCACCTTTGTGATCGCCCGCGCTCATTTGGATGGCACCCATCCGCTTGTTCATGTTGATGCCTATCGATTGGGATCCACAGTCGAACTTGATGAGCTTGATCTTGATGCTGACATCAATACCAGCATCACCGTGGTCGAGTGGGGTGAAGGAAAGGTTGAACAGCTCGCTGATGATCGTTTAACCATTGCTATTACGCGATCAGATGATGATGATGACACGCGAACAGTCGACTTCACCGGTGTTGGCCACCGCTGGAATATGGAAGCACTCAATGAGCTGAGCGCACCATGGTGA
- the tsaB gene encoding tRNA (adenosine(37)-N6)-threonylcarbamoyltransferase complex dimerization subunit type 1 TsaB → MVMLAIDTSSPATSVAVLDGDLLLAHDVHVDARHHAEVLAVMVHKALQVSGSPAVTTIAVGVGPGAYTGLRVGVSSAQAYGLVWEVPVIGVCSLDAMALAASDAVDQSFACAIDARRKEVYWAQYDAEGVRISGPHVQRPSEIAAEVRSLPWFGDVALEHLEALHGELADTVAYPDARDIGRFALHHLQAGNVVSEARAELSTHGHDDGATALALQGQHLLAPYPLYVRRPDAVEPTK, encoded by the coding sequence ATGGTGATGCTGGCAATAGATACGTCTTCTCCAGCAACTTCAGTTGCGGTGCTGGATGGTGACCTGCTTCTGGCTCATGATGTGCACGTTGATGCGCGACATCATGCTGAAGTGCTCGCAGTGATGGTGCACAAGGCACTGCAGGTTTCGGGTTCGCCAGCGGTGACCACCATCGCCGTAGGAGTTGGCCCAGGGGCCTACACAGGTTTACGCGTTGGCGTGAGTTCAGCCCAGGCGTATGGCTTGGTCTGGGAAGTTCCCGTGATTGGTGTGTGTTCACTGGATGCGATGGCGCTAGCAGCCTCTGATGCGGTTGATCAATCCTTTGCGTGTGCAATCGATGCTCGCCGCAAAGAGGTCTACTGGGCGCAATATGACGCTGAAGGTGTGCGCATTTCTGGACCGCATGTGCAACGGCCAAGTGAAATAGCCGCTGAGGTTCGATCACTTCCATGGTTCGGTGATGTCGCTCTCGAGCATTTGGAAGCTCTCCACGGGGAATTGGCAGACACTGTTGCGTATCCCGATGCGCGCGATATTGGACGATTTGCCTTGCATCACTTGCAAGCTGGCAATGTCGTGAGTGAAGCACGTGCCGAGCTTTCAACGCACGGGCACGACGACGGCGCAACCGCTCTTGCCTTGCAAGGGCAGCATCTCCTAGCGCCATATCCGCTCTATGTTCGGCGCCCTGATGCAGTGGAGCCAACCAAATGA
- the rimI gene encoding ribosomal protein S18-alanine N-acetyltransferase has product MILEPMRWWHIDEVHALEQQLFPVDAWSKEQFWSELAQPTRTYVVAKETESILGYYGLFALAPQADVQTIAVNPVAQGRGLGAQLLNDLICNAQNQGCEQLMLEVRSDNSAALALYARFGFESLNIRSDYYAPGVDAIVMIQKPLRMVA; this is encoded by the coding sequence ATGATTCTTGAACCAATGCGCTGGTGGCATATTGATGAAGTGCACGCCCTTGAGCAGCAACTCTTTCCCGTTGATGCTTGGAGCAAAGAGCAGTTCTGGTCTGAGTTAGCTCAACCAACGCGAACCTATGTTGTCGCGAAAGAAACCGAATCGATTCTTGGGTACTACGGGCTGTTTGCACTTGCGCCGCAGGCTGATGTCCAAACAATCGCGGTCAACCCGGTTGCTCAAGGCCGAGGACTAGGAGCACAGTTACTCAACGACTTGATATGTAATGCACAGAATCAAGGATGTGAACAACTCATGCTGGAAGTGCGCTCCGATAACTCAGCAGCGCTCGCGTTGTATGCACGCTTTGGATTTGAGTCACTCAATATTCGTAGCGATTATTACGCTCCTGGGGTAGACGCAATAGTCATGATCCAAAAGCCCTTGCGGATGGTGGCCTGA